One genomic segment of Rhizobium viscosum includes these proteins:
- a CDS encoding Pnap_2097 family protein — protein sequence MNVAILDFHPPTFSESEPSARELMEQALAPHMLVGMPHLTPSGLSETWAMKELGHRHWLMLARHLGMENADFRTPDGGEAYAAICATSLQHANFGAVRANDVLTIRSSLSPVSRTQVSTRHRLFVRGGLIGEVELISTFVCRMREGDNYSIARVPLPSVAAVVEDSALARTAALLRAGTLKTHFGLPANPVKALRGFRFEPDASQEFNGAGLFYFAEFQALIDRAFGRWFPELSQVSRREIFFSGNIRAGEAVRVELMGLSPDRRRSFCRLRREEDGKVIGKAFMEWQAE from the coding sequence ATGAATGTCGCGATCCTCGATTTTCATCCGCCCACATTTTCGGAATCCGAGCCGTCAGCGCGCGAGCTGATGGAGCAGGCGCTCGCACCGCATATGCTCGTCGGCATGCCGCACTTGACGCCATCAGGCCTGTCGGAAACCTGGGCGATGAAAGAGCTCGGGCACCGCCACTGGCTGATGCTCGCGCGCCATCTCGGCATGGAGAATGCCGATTTCCGCACGCCCGATGGCGGCGAGGCCTATGCCGCGATCTGCGCGACATCGCTGCAACATGCGAATTTCGGTGCCGTTCGGGCCAATGATGTGCTGACAATCCGCTCCTCGCTCTCGCCCGTCTCGCGCACACAGGTTTCGACCCGTCACCGGCTTTTCGTGCGCGGCGGCCTGATCGGCGAGGTGGAGCTGATTTCCACATTCGTCTGCCGCATGCGGGAGGGCGACAATTACTCGATCGCCCGTGTTCCCCTGCCCAGTGTGGCGGCTGTGGTTGAGGATAGTGCGTTGGCAAGGACGGCGGCCCTGCTGCGCGCCGGCACGCTGAAAACGCATTTCGGCCTGCCGGCCAATCCGGTCAAGGCGTTGCGCGGCTTTCGCTTCGAGCCGGATGCGTCGCAGGAATTCAATGGAGCCGGGCTGTTCTACTTCGCGGAATTCCAGGCACTCATCGATCGTGCCTTCGGGCGATGGTTTCCTGAGCTTTCGCAGGTGTCTCGGCGAGAGATCTTCTTTTCCGGCAATATCCGGGCCGGCGAAGCCGTGCGGGTGGAGTTGATGGGGCTTTCGCCCGACCGGCGGCGGTCTTTCTGCCGACTGCGGCGGGAAGAAGATGGCAAGGTGATCGGCAAGGCCTTTATGGAGTGGCAGGCCGAGTAG
- a CDS encoding aminotransferase-like domain-containing protein: MDEQIQAGSRVGMVMATIRQRIAGRSLTPGAKLPSIRSLSGSLKVSASTVVDAYERLVAEGAILSRPGSGFYVASQTAPLSLADIGPKLDRAVDPFWVSRQSLEAQESDLKPGCGWLPPAWLPEDAIRRTLRSLSRADAASLSDYGSPLGLKPLRQLIARRAAERGIEASPDQVMLTESGTQAIDFLCRFLIEPGDTVLVDDPCYFNFHALLRAHRAKVVSVPYTPSGPDIELFAAALTEHRPHLYITNSAIHNPTGAMLSPVTAHRLLKLAEQHGLTIIEDDIFADFELTPAPRLAAFDGLDRVIHIGSFSKTLSAAARCGFIAARPEWIEGLIDLKIATSFGGARLNAELVLSVLSDGSYRKHAEGLRSRLAKAMFEVTARLKPLGIRPWLEPQAGMFLWCHLPDGLDAAAVARAALAQNVVLAPGNAFSLSQSATGFMRFNVSQTLDNRVFDVLRDALKQASTTRPATP; the protein is encoded by the coding sequence ATGGACGAGCAGATACAGGCAGGCAGCCGGGTCGGCATGGTCATGGCGACGATCCGCCAGCGCATTGCCGGCCGCAGCCTCACGCCCGGCGCCAAGCTGCCCTCGATCCGCAGCCTTTCGGGAAGCTTGAAAGTCTCGGCCTCGACCGTGGTCGATGCCTATGAGCGGCTGGTCGCCGAAGGCGCGATCCTCTCCCGCCCCGGTTCCGGCTTCTATGTCGCCAGCCAGACGGCACCGCTCTCACTCGCCGATATCGGCCCGAAGCTCGATCGCGCCGTCGATCCCTTCTGGGTATCGCGGCAATCGCTGGAGGCGCAGGAAAGCGACCTCAAACCCGGCTGCGGCTGGCTGCCGCCCGCATGGCTTCCCGAAGACGCGATCCGCCGGACATTGCGATCCCTGTCGCGCGCCGATGCCGCAAGCCTTTCCGATTACGGCTCGCCCCTCGGCCTCAAGCCGCTGCGCCAGCTGATTGCACGCCGCGCGGCCGAGCGCGGCATTGAGGCATCGCCGGATCAGGTCATGCTCACCGAATCCGGCACACAGGCGATCGATTTTCTTTGCCGTTTCCTCATCGAGCCGGGCGATACCGTGCTGGTCGACGATCCCTGTTACTTCAACTTCCATGCATTGCTCAGAGCCCACCGCGCCAAGGTCGTCAGCGTCCCCTATACGCCTTCAGGCCCCGATATCGAGCTCTTCGCCGCAGCGCTTACCGAGCATCGGCCGCACCTCTACATCACCAATTCGGCTATCCACAATCCAACCGGGGCCATGCTCTCGCCGGTCACGGCCCACCGGCTGCTCAAGCTTGCCGAGCAACACGGCCTCACCATCATCGAGGACGATATCTTCGCCGATTTCGAACTGACGCCGGCTCCGCGCCTTGCCGCCTTCGACGGCCTCGATCGCGTCATCCATATCGGCAGCTTTTCGAAAACGCTCTCAGCCGCCGCACGCTGCGGCTTCATTGCTGCGCGGCCGGAATGGATCGAAGGCCTGATCGACCTCAAGATCGCCACCTCCTTCGGCGGAGCCCGGTTGAATGCCGAACTGGTACTGAGCGTGCTCAGCGACGGCAGTTACCGCAAACATGCCGAGGGCCTGCGCAGCCGTCTTGCCAAGGCGATGTTCGAAGTGACGGCTCGCCTGAAGCCTCTGGGCATTCGCCCCTGGCTGGAGCCGCAGGCCGGCATGTTCCTCTGGTGCCATTTGCCGGATGGTCTGGATGCCGCGGCGGTCGCGCGCGCAGCACTCGCGCAGAATGTTGTCCTCGCCCCGGGCAACGCCTTCAGCCTGTCGCAATCTGCCACCGGCTTCATGCGCTTCAACGTCTCCCAGACGCTGGACAACAGGGTGTTTGATGTGCTGCGGGATGCACTTAAGCAGGCGTCCACTACTCGGCCTGCCACTCCATAA
- a CDS encoding DMT family transporter produces the protein MDRTATGWINGFIGVLIFSGSLPATRVAVMQLDPVFLTVARAAIAGILALCLLIIFREKWPSRHDLISLIVIALGVVVGFPLLTALALQHVTSAHSIVFIGLLPLATAIFGVIRGGERPKPAFWLFSLLGSALVAGFALAQGLTASPVGDALMLAAVIVCGLGYAEGARLSRRLGGWQVISWALVVSLPVMIVLAIAHRPPNFAEIQAPAMLGLAYVSLFSMLIGFIFWYRGLAQGGIAAVGQLQLLQPFFGLALAATLLRETVSWSMLAVTVAVILCVAGARKFAK, from the coding sequence ATGGATCGCACAGCGACCGGATGGATCAATGGTTTTATCGGCGTGCTCATCTTCAGCGGATCGCTGCCGGCCACCCGCGTGGCCGTCATGCAGCTCGATCCGGTTTTCCTGACGGTGGCGCGAGCGGCGATTGCCGGCATCCTGGCGCTTTGCCTGCTGATTATCTTCCGTGAGAAATGGCCTTCGCGGCACGATCTCATCTCGCTCATCGTCATCGCGCTTGGCGTTGTCGTCGGCTTTCCGCTGTTGACGGCGCTGGCGCTGCAGCATGTGACCTCGGCGCATTCCATTGTCTTCATCGGCCTGCTGCCGCTGGCGACCGCAATCTTCGGGGTCATCAGGGGTGGCGAACGGCCGAAGCCGGCCTTCTGGCTCTTCTCGCTGCTCGGCAGCGCATTGGTAGCGGGCTTTGCGCTGGCGCAGGGGCTGACCGCCTCGCCTGTTGGCGATGCGCTGATGCTGGCCGCAGTCATCGTCTGCGGGCTCGGTTATGCCGAGGGTGCTCGGCTTTCGCGCCGGCTCGGCGGCTGGCAGGTGATTTCCTGGGCCTTGGTGGTGTCGTTGCCGGTAATGATCGTTCTAGCTATTGCCCACCGGCCCCCGAACTTTGCCGAGATCCAGGCGCCGGCCATGCTTGGGCTCGCCTATGTCTCACTCTTCAGCATGCTGATCGGCTTCATCTTCTGGTATCGCGGCCTGGCACAGGGCGGTATTGCCGCCGTTGGCCAGTTGCAACTTCTGCAGCCCTTCTTTGGCCTGGCGCTTGCCGCGACACTGCTGCGCGAGACGGTAAGCTGGTCCATGCTTGCGGTGACCGTCGCTGTCATTCTCTGCGTGGCCGGGGCACGGAAGTTTGCGAAATAG
- a CDS encoding class I SAM-dependent methyltransferase gives MMRDHDYPSLPTPPKTASAFTGDAVKSYIEGPPRQVPGFSSLHRMATMLMAERTPDNGRVLVLGAGGGLELKAFAEARAGWTFDGVDPSADMLQLARQVAGEHGGRIGFHEGRIDIAPEGPFDAAVCLLTFHHIPVEQRLETLRQIRRRLKAGAPFVVAHMSFPQGEPERSMWIDRHIAYGAPDGTAPSRQENARKAIRERLHILAPDEEEAMLRAAGFSDVSLFYAAFSFRGWVTYA, from the coding sequence ATGATGCGAGATCATGATTACCCGAGCCTGCCCACACCTCCCAAGACGGCATCTGCCTTTACCGGCGATGCCGTCAAATCCTATATCGAAGGCCCACCGCGGCAGGTTCCCGGCTTTTCAAGCCTGCACCGGATGGCGACGATGCTGATGGCGGAGCGGACGCCCGACAATGGCCGCGTGCTCGTGCTCGGCGCCGGCGGCGGACTGGAACTCAAGGCCTTTGCCGAAGCGCGCGCGGGCTGGACTTTTGATGGCGTCGATCCCTCCGCCGACATGCTGCAACTGGCGCGGCAGGTCGCCGGAGAGCATGGCGGTCGCATCGGTTTTCACGAAGGCAGGATCGACATCGCGCCCGAAGGTCCCTTCGATGCCGCCGTTTGCCTGCTGACCTTTCACCACATCCCCGTCGAGCAACGGCTTGAAACACTTCGGCAAATCCGCCGGCGACTGAAAGCCGGCGCCCCGTTTGTTGTTGCACACATGAGTTTCCCGCAGGGCGAGCCGGAGCGATCGATGTGGATCGATCGCCATATCGCCTATGGCGCGCCTGACGGAACAGCCCCTTCCCGGCAGGAGAATGCACGCAAGGCGATACGGGAAAGGTTGCATATCCTCGCCCCCGACGAAGAGGAGGCCATGCTGCGCGCGGCAGGCTTTTCAGATGTCAGTCTGTTCTACGCCGCCTTCAGCTTCAGGGGATGGGTCACTTACGCTTAG
- a CDS encoding glutathione S-transferase family protein, with protein MTLTLYMHPLASFCHKVLIALYENETAFESKIVNFADADSAAALFDKWPVGKIPILHDEATGHTVPETSIIVEYLQAHYPGPVRLLPDDPEALLQVRLWDRFYDLYVNVQVQKIVTDRIRPADTHDPHGVAEARAMLDQAYRMIEAHMQQRLWATGDDFTMADCAALPGLFFASIVHPFTGEQQALSSYLERLLQRPSVKRVLIEAQPYFSMFPYREAMPARYLEAAIS; from the coding sequence ATGACGCTGACCCTTTACATGCATCCGCTTGCCTCCTTCTGCCACAAGGTGCTGATCGCGCTTTATGAGAACGAAACGGCGTTCGAGAGCAAGATCGTCAATTTTGCCGATGCGGATTCGGCCGCGGCCCTGTTCGACAAATGGCCGGTCGGAAAGATTCCGATCCTGCATGATGAGGCGACCGGACATACGGTCCCGGAGACGAGCATCATCGTCGAATACCTGCAGGCCCATTATCCGGGGCCGGTGCGGCTTCTGCCTGATGATCCGGAGGCGCTGCTGCAGGTGCGGCTCTGGGACCGGTTCTACGACCTCTATGTCAACGTGCAGGTGCAAAAGATCGTCACCGACCGGATCCGGCCGGCAGACACCCATGATCCGCACGGCGTCGCCGAAGCAAGGGCAATGCTCGATCAGGCCTACAGGATGATCGAGGCGCATATGCAGCAGAGGCTCTGGGCGACGGGCGATGATTTCACCATGGCCGATTGTGCGGCTCTGCCGGGGCTGTTCTTTGCTTCCATCGTGCATCCGTTCACCGGGGAACAGCAGGCGCTTTCCTCCTATCTGGAGCGTCTGTTACAACGTCCTTCCGTCAAACGCGTGCTTATCGAAGCGCAGCCCTATTTTTCGATGTTTCCCTATCGGGAGGCGATGCCCGCGCGTTATCTTGAAGCCGCGATATCTTGA
- a CDS encoding ArsR/SmtB family transcription factor has protein sequence MAETAPAEFDRMFQALADPYRRGFVEQLARGPASVTELAEPADVGLPAVLKHLRILEESGIVISEKVGRVRTYRMQQQAFGAINQWIEQRQAEMHAAFDRLALLMAETPEEKDH, from the coding sequence ATGGCAGAAACGGCGCCAGCCGAATTCGACCGGATGTTTCAGGCGCTCGCCGATCCCTATCGGCGCGGCTTCGTGGAGCAGCTTGCCAGGGGGCCGGCCTCCGTCACGGAACTGGCCGAGCCCGCAGATGTCGGCCTGCCGGCCGTGCTGAAGCATCTGCGCATTCTGGAAGAAAGCGGTATCGTCATTTCGGAAAAGGTGGGGCGCGTACGCACCTACCGCATGCAACAGCAGGCGTTCGGCGCCATCAACCAGTGGATCGAACAGCGTCAGGCCGAAATGCATGCCGCCTTCGACCGCCTTGCTCTGCTGATGGCGGAAACTCCTGAGGAAAAGGATCACTGA
- a CDS encoding SRPBCC domain-containing protein, translating into MGVSVNHRTFVIERDLPGSVAHAFRFWSDHALKRRWTACHPDWRVMEDQFAFEIGGSERMTWRMPDGTEQAMRAYYLEIRPRERIVYAYTMLTAGRSISSSLVTVEFTRSGDTTLMTFTEQAVFGDAKDGDTRESGTGIGFDRLIEEMAATPA; encoded by the coding sequence ATGGGTGTCAGCGTCAATCACCGCACCTTCGTCATCGAGCGCGACCTGCCCGGCAGCGTGGCGCATGCCTTCCGCTTCTGGTCGGACCATGCGCTGAAGCGGCGATGGACCGCCTGCCATCCCGACTGGCGGGTGATGGAGGATCAATTCGCCTTCGAGATCGGCGGGAGCGAGCGCATGACATGGCGCATGCCTGATGGGACCGAGCAGGCGATGCGCGCTTACTATCTCGAAATCCGCCCGCGCGAACGCATTGTCTATGCCTATACGATGCTGACGGCAGGCCGGAGCATCTCCTCCTCGTTGGTGACCGTCGAGTTTACCCGGAGTGGCGACACGACGCTGATGACCTTCACGGAGCAGGCTGTCTTTGGAGATGCCAAGGATGGCGATACCAGAGAGAGCGGCACCGGCATCGGCTTCGACCGGCTCATCGAAGAGATGGCGGCTACGCCTGCCTGA
- a CDS encoding CGNR zinc finger domain-containing protein, protein MDNHSPALFLGDALALDFLNSVATPVDTPVDWIEDGEGLLRWLEQAKLVPRETLESMRAQALPGELDKVADQARNLREWFRTFVREHKGKPLKPEALAELEPLNRLLERDEGFSRIVARRTDEGEVFEFQPMRKWRSPEALLLPVGEALGRFVCTEDFSNVKACEGPVCTLLFADHTRGHRRRWCSMAMCGNRAKQAAHRHRVRQA, encoded by the coding sequence ATGGATAACCACTCTCCCGCCCTTTTTCTGGGCGATGCACTGGCACTGGATTTCCTGAATTCGGTGGCGACGCCCGTCGACACGCCCGTTGATTGGATAGAAGACGGGGAGGGATTGCTGCGCTGGCTCGAACAGGCAAAGCTGGTTCCGCGCGAAACGCTTGAAAGCATGCGCGCCCAGGCTTTGCCGGGCGAACTGGACAAGGTTGCCGATCAGGCGAGGAACCTGCGCGAATGGTTCCGGACTTTTGTCCGCGAGCACAAGGGAAAGCCGTTGAAGCCCGAGGCATTGGCCGAGCTGGAACCGCTGAACCGCCTGCTCGAGCGTGACGAAGGTTTCAGCCGCATCGTGGCGCGCCGGACGGATGAAGGCGAGGTTTTCGAATTCCAGCCGATGCGCAAGTGGCGCTCCCCGGAAGCATTGCTGCTACCAGTCGGCGAGGCGCTTGGCCGCTTCGTCTGTACCGAGGATTTTTCGAATGTGAAGGCTTGCGAGGGGCCGGTCTGCACCCTCCTATTTGCCGACCACACCCGCGGTCACCGCCGGCGCTGGTGCAGCATGGCGATGTGCGGCAACCGCGCCAAGCAGGCCGCGCATCGCCACCGCGTCAGGCAGGCGTAG
- a CDS encoding alpha/beta fold hydrolase, which yields MSPQSIDRQTTHIVLVHGAWADGSGWAKVIAPLAAEGFAVTAAPLPLTSYADDVKALEQALSRVDGPVVLAGHAYAGAVIAGVRNENVKALVYVAALAPDEGETVADVFYRTEPDPRAPQLAPDENGLIYYPREAFAAAYAQNATNEELAVLSAVQRPISPACITVTVGRPLWKDRPTWYLVAEDDRMIAAANQRFMAERMQARQRPFAVDHTPMVTAPEAVLQVVREAAAAVTAA from the coding sequence ATGTCACCGCAGTCGATAGATCGGCAGACTACGCATATCGTGCTCGTCCATGGCGCCTGGGCCGACGGCTCCGGCTGGGCCAAGGTCATTGCACCGCTTGCCGCCGAGGGTTTTGCGGTGACTGCCGCGCCGCTGCCGCTGACCTCCTATGCCGATGACGTCAAAGCTCTTGAGCAGGCGCTTTCCCGTGTGGACGGGCCGGTCGTTCTTGCTGGCCATGCCTATGCCGGAGCGGTTATCGCCGGTGTGCGGAACGAGAATGTGAAGGCACTGGTCTATGTTGCTGCGCTGGCCCCGGACGAGGGAGAGACGGTCGCCGATGTCTTCTATCGCACTGAGCCCGATCCGCGGGCGCCGCAGCTAGCGCCCGACGAGAATGGACTGATCTATTATCCGCGCGAGGCCTTTGCCGCAGCCTATGCGCAGAATGCCACGAATGAAGAACTGGCGGTGCTTTCCGCCGTACAGCGGCCGATCTCGCCTGCCTGCATCACTGTAACGGTCGGGCGGCCGCTCTGGAAGGATCGCCCTACCTGGTACCTGGTTGCCGAAGACGACCGGATGATTGCAGCCGCCAATCAGCGCTTCATGGCCGAGCGCATGCAGGCGAGGCAACGGCCCTTCGCTGTCGATCATACGCCGATGGTGACGGCACCTGAGGCGGTGCTGCAGGTCGTCCGCGAGGCGGCGGCAGCTGTGACCGCAGCCTGA
- a CDS encoding alpha/beta fold hydrolase: MTKISYRNITVDGIKIAYREAGRKGAPKLLLLHGFPTSGHMFRDLIPLLADRHHIIAPDLPGFGQSDDPAINSFDSIADTIDRFTEIVGFDRYAVYVFDYGAPTGFRLAVKHPERITGIISQNGNAYVDGLSDAWNPVQAYWQDASAENRAVLKAFLGPETTIWQYTHGVADPTTVSPDGYSLDNFYLSRPGAEDVQLDLMGDYKSNVALYPTFQNYFRTHKPRFLAVWGKNDPFFLPPGAEAFARDIPDAVIKFFDTGHFALETHADEIAAAIRDFLG, encoded by the coding sequence ATGACCAAGATCAGCTACCGCAACATCACCGTCGACGGCATCAAGATCGCCTATCGTGAGGCCGGTCGCAAAGGCGCGCCGAAGCTCCTGCTGCTGCATGGCTTCCCGACCTCCGGCCACATGTTCCGCGATCTGATCCCGCTGCTGGCCGATCGCCACCATATCATCGCGCCCGACCTTCCGGGCTTCGGCCAGTCGGACGATCCCGCGATCAACAGCTTCGACAGCATTGCAGACACGATCGACCGTTTCACCGAGATCGTCGGCTTCGATCGCTATGCCGTCTATGTCTTCGACTATGGCGCGCCGACCGGTTTCCGCCTGGCGGTCAAGCATCCGGAGCGGATCACCGGCATCATTTCGCAGAATGGCAACGCCTATGTCGATGGCCTCAGCGATGCGTGGAACCCGGTGCAGGCCTATTGGCAGGATGCGAGCGCAGAAAACCGGGCTGTGCTGAAGGCGTTTCTGGGTCCGGAGACGACGATCTGGCAATATACGCATGGCGTTGCCGATCCGACCACGGTTTCGCCCGACGGCTATTCGCTCGACAATTTCTATCTCTCGCGTCCGGGTGCTGAAGATGTGCAACTCGATCTCATGGGCGACTACAAGAGCAACGTGGCACTCTACCCGACCTTCCAGAATTACTTCCGCACCCACAAGCCGCGCTTTCTCGCGGTCTGGGGCAAGAACGACCCCTTCTTCCTTCCGCCGGGCGCAGAAGCCTTCGCCCGCGATATTCCTGATGCCGTGATCAAATTCTTCGACACTGGCCACTTCGCGCTCGAGACGCATGCGGATGAAATTGCCGCTGCAATCCGTGATTTCCTTGGCTGA
- a CDS encoding SDR family oxidoreductase has product MSDKVAIITGASQGIGQATAIRLAEDFSKLVLVARNKANLAETAKAVEAAGAKTLVIDADLAEPAAAQAVVDKTLAAFGRIDALLNIAGAVPQIDVFEMTDRQWDDGMALKLHGARRLTIAAWPALKETKGSVVLMSGNSAVFPKAAYAAVGTINAAISALAKAFSDRGIEDGIQVNSVLPGPVMTGRRRSYLEHWAPLHNMTVEEATARFPKEAGIARYGEPEEIAELMAFLVSPAAHWMTGTTLRMDGGEVKSV; this is encoded by the coding sequence ATGTCCGATAAAGTCGCCATCATTACCGGTGCCAGCCAGGGCATCGGCCAGGCAACGGCCATCCGCCTCGCAGAGGATTTTTCGAAACTTGTGCTCGTTGCCCGCAACAAGGCCAATCTTGCAGAGACTGCCAAGGCCGTCGAAGCGGCGGGTGCCAAGACGCTCGTCATCGATGCCGACCTTGCCGAGCCGGCCGCGGCACAGGCCGTCGTCGACAAGACGCTGGCCGCCTTCGGGCGGATCGATGCGCTGCTCAACATTGCCGGCGCCGTACCGCAGATCGACGTCTTCGAGATGACCGACCGGCAGTGGGATGACGGCATGGCGTTGAAGCTGCATGGGGCACGACGGCTAACCATCGCCGCCTGGCCGGCGCTGAAGGAAACGAAGGGCTCGGTCGTGCTGATGTCCGGTAACTCGGCGGTCTTTCCAAAGGCCGCCTATGCTGCCGTCGGCACGATCAATGCGGCGATATCTGCGCTCGCCAAGGCCTTTTCCGACCGCGGCATCGAGGATGGCATACAGGTCAACAGCGTACTGCCCGGCCCCGTCATGACCGGCCGCCGCCGCAGCTATCTGGAACACTGGGCGCCGCTGCATAACATGACGGTGGAAGAGGCGACGGCCAGATTTCCGAAGGAGGCCGGCATTGCCCGCTACGGCGAGCCGGAAGAGATCGCCGAACTCATGGCCTTCCTCGTCTCGCCGGCGGCACACTGGATGACCGGCACGACGCTGCGCATGGATGGCGGCGAGGTGAAGTCGGTCTGA
- a CDS encoding VOC family protein, with amino-acid sequence MGRLKEIVIDCDVPSRVAGFWAEALDGYAVLPYDDDEIARLAALGLTPETDPVVMVEGPGTRLCFHLRKGERPARNRVHLDIAADDREREVARLLSLGATFVRETADYTVLNDPEGNNFCVTSD; translated from the coding sequence ATGGGACGGCTCAAGGAAATCGTCATCGATTGCGATGTTCCCTCCCGCGTCGCCGGATTCTGGGCCGAAGCGCTCGATGGTTATGCGGTGCTGCCTTACGACGATGATGAAATCGCGCGTCTGGCAGCGCTCGGCCTGACACCCGAAACCGATCCGGTGGTGATGGTCGAAGGGCCTGGCACGCGCCTTTGCTTCCATCTTCGTAAGGGAGAGCGTCCGGCCCGCAACCGCGTTCATCTCGATATTGCCGCTGATGACCGCGAAAGGGAGGTCGCGCGCCTGTTATCCCTGGGCGCGACCTTCGTGCGTGAGACGGCAGACTACACCGTGCTGAACGATCCCGAAGGCAACAATTTCTGCGTCACCTCCGATTAA
- a CDS encoding DUF1801 domain-containing protein produces MKKAATTKKEPEPKEISPSERIDAKIRELGDWRGETLARVRAIIREADPQVEETWKWRGVPVWEHAGIICTGETYKTVVKLTFAKGASVEDPSNLFNSSLEGNTRRAIDIHEGEKIDEAALRALVQAAVALNTAGKPASKKASA; encoded by the coding sequence ATGAAGAAAGCGGCGACGACGAAAAAGGAACCGGAACCGAAGGAAATCTCTCCCTCCGAACGCATCGATGCCAAGATCAGGGAATTGGGCGACTGGCGGGGCGAAACGCTCGCCCGTGTCCGAGCGATCATCCGCGAAGCTGATCCGCAAGTGGAGGAGACGTGGAAATGGCGCGGCGTTCCGGTCTGGGAACACGCCGGTATCATCTGCACCGGCGAAACCTACAAGACCGTCGTCAAGCTCACCTTCGCCAAGGGCGCTTCCGTGGAAGATCCGTCCAACCTCTTCAACTCCAGCCTTGAGGGCAATACGCGCCGCGCGATCGATATTCATGAAGGGGAAAAAATCGACGAGGCAGCTCTGAGGGCGCTGGTGCAGGCCGCGGTGGCGCTGAACACGGCGGGCAAACCGGCATCGAAGAAAGCGAGCGCCTAG
- a CDS encoding DUF1801 domain-containing protein, producing MANKTSSKPAKPAEPKLLSGGNPQIAKGEGDGPVQAYIAAMPGWKSDVGRRLDALIMQTVPDAHKAVKWNSPLYGMKGDGWFLGIHCFNKYIKLAFFRGGALQPMPPEESRTAETRYFHIHENDPIDEAQLADWIRQASLLPGEKM from the coding sequence ATGGCCAACAAAACATCCAGCAAGCCGGCAAAACCGGCAGAGCCCAAGCTGCTATCCGGCGGCAATCCGCAGATCGCCAAAGGCGAGGGCGATGGCCCGGTGCAGGCCTATATCGCGGCCATGCCCGGCTGGAAAAGCGATGTCGGTCGCCGCCTCGACGCGTTGATTATGCAAACCGTTCCCGATGCCCATAAGGCCGTCAAATGGAACTCGCCGCTCTACGGCATGAAGGGCGACGGCTGGTTCCTCGGCATCCATTGCTTCAACAAATACATCAAGCTGGCCTTCTTTCGCGGCGGGGCCTTGCAGCCCATGCCGCCTGAAGAATCCAGGACCGCGGAAACGCGCTATTTCCACATCCATGAGAACGACCCGATCGACGAGGCGCAGCTCGCCGACTGGATCAGGCAGGCAAGCCTGCTGCCCGGCGAGAAAATGTAA